The Mesorhizobium loti genome includes a region encoding these proteins:
- a CDS encoding VWA domain-containing protein produces MPKTLTSVLLLAFAMLLAACNASHVKFAIVSGSENTVLQPIVQEFCDKQGATCTFAYEGSLDIGLGLQRPAGLDADAVWPASSVWVDLFDSGRKVRNLTSIAQMPVILGVRKSKAAELGWVGKPVFMKDILAAVKDGKLKFLMTSATQSNSGASAYLAMLSSALGGKEVIEPGDLDNPNVRETVSALLQGVERSSGSSGWLADLYVDSAGKGTVYDAMWNYEATLKETNDKLKQMGKEPLYAVYPADGVAVGDSPLGFIDHGRGPEVEKFFTDLLAYLQSDAVRKRIADTGRRLPLGGSAIQAAADPDWNFDPGKLVTSIRMPEPAVIRKALDLYQEALRKPSLTALCFDFSGSMEDQGEKQLQAAAQFLFTPEKASEVLVQWTPSDHIFVLPFDSAVRANFEATGDAAGQARLLAAVADQHAGGGTDMYACAQQALQQITATADLSKYLPAIVIMTDGRTDGSADLFLSQWRSAPVRVPVFGITFGDADKSQLDSLAKATSARVFDGSGDLAGAFRAARGYN; encoded by the coding sequence ATGCCGAAGACGCTGACGTCCGTTCTGCTGCTGGCCTTCGCGATGTTGCTGGCCGCCTGCAACGCCAGCCACGTCAAATTCGCCATCGTTTCGGGCTCGGAAAACACGGTGCTGCAGCCGATCGTGCAGGAGTTCTGCGACAAACAGGGGGCCACCTGTACCTTCGCCTATGAGGGTTCGCTCGACATCGGCTTGGGCCTGCAACGACCCGCGGGGCTCGACGCGGACGCGGTCTGGCCGGCCTCGAGCGTCTGGGTCGACCTGTTCGATTCCGGCCGCAAGGTGCGCAACCTGACCTCGATCGCGCAGATGCCGGTTATTCTGGGCGTGCGCAAATCCAAGGCCGCGGAGCTCGGCTGGGTCGGCAAGCCCGTTTTCATGAAGGACATTCTGGCCGCGGTGAAGGACGGCAAGCTCAAATTCCTGATGACGTCGGCGACGCAATCCAATTCCGGCGCCAGCGCCTATCTCGCCATGCTCTCCAGCGCACTCGGCGGCAAGGAAGTGATCGAGCCCGGCGATCTCGACAATCCCAATGTGCGTGAGACGGTGAGCGCTTTGCTGCAAGGCGTCGAGCGCTCGTCAGGTTCCTCGGGCTGGCTGGCAGACCTCTATGTCGACAGCGCCGGCAAGGGCACCGTCTACGACGCCATGTGGAACTATGAGGCGACGCTGAAGGAGACCAACGACAAACTGAAGCAGATGGGCAAGGAACCGCTCTATGCCGTCTATCCGGCCGACGGCGTCGCGGTCGGCGATTCGCCGCTCGGCTTCATCGACCATGGGCGCGGCCCGGAGGTCGAAAAATTCTTCACCGACCTGCTCGCCTATCTGCAGTCGGATGCGGTGCGCAAACGCATCGCCGACACCGGCCGGCGGCTGCCGCTTGGCGGCTCGGCGATCCAGGCCGCGGCCGACCCCGACTGGAATTTCGATCCGGGCAAGCTGGTGACCTCGATCCGCATGCCGGAGCCGGCGGTGATCCGCAAGGCGCTCGATCTCTATCAGGAAGCCTTGCGCAAGCCTTCGCTGACGGCGCTGTGCTTCGACTTCTCCGGCTCCATGGAAGACCAGGGCGAGAAGCAGTTGCAGGCGGCGGCGCAGTTCCTGTTCACGCCGGAAAAAGCCAGCGAGGTGCTGGTGCAATGGACGCCGTCCGACCACATCTTCGTGCTGCCTTTCGACAGTGCCGTGCGCGCCAATTTCGAAGCGACCGGCGATGCTGCCGGGCAAGCCCGCTTGCTGGCTGCCGTCGCGGACCAGCATGCCGGCGGCGGCACCGACATGTATGCCTGTGCCCAGCAGGCGCTGCAGCAGATCACGGCAACAGCGGATCTGTCGAAATATCTGCCGGCGATCGTCATCATGACCGATGGCCGCACCGATGGCAGCGCCGACCTGTTTCTAAGCCAGTGGCGCAGCGCGCCGGTGCGCGTGCCGGTGTTCGGCATCACCTTCGGCGATGCCGACAAGAGCCAGCTCGACAGCCTTGCCAAGGCAACTTCGGCGCGCGTATTCGATGGCAGCGGCGATCTGGCAGGGGCTTTCCGCGCCGCCCGAGGCTACAACTGA
- a CDS encoding 5-bromo-4-chloroindolyl phosphate hydrolase, producing the protein MRGLFGNDWNWIVAGLVSAALLIGLSFLTHFPFLVSAVIAALVFAGLVFVLAPRQLFEGLDLSSLSGSRVAFARELLAQAQPAADRLAATARTIPDKDMAAKVKNLSDIAADVIARVEAKPESAPAVRRFLTYYVPQAAEVSEGYAALANRRAPSQARLSNVGAVITKLQDAFVHYADSLADSELGTLDVDLRLIQESLKEDIGR; encoded by the coding sequence ATGCGTGGCTTGTTCGGCAATGACTGGAACTGGATCGTGGCAGGCCTCGTCTCGGCGGCGCTGCTGATCGGCTTGAGTTTTCTCACGCATTTCCCGTTCCTGGTGTCGGCGGTTATCGCCGCGCTGGTCTTCGCCGGGCTTGTGTTCGTGCTGGCCCCGCGTCAGCTGTTCGAAGGGCTCGACCTCAGCTCGCTCAGTGGCAGCCGGGTTGCGTTTGCGCGTGAGCTGCTGGCGCAGGCCCAGCCGGCGGCGGACCGCCTGGCCGCAACCGCCCGCACCATTCCAGACAAGGACATGGCGGCGAAGGTGAAGAACCTGTCGGACATCGCCGCCGATGTGATCGCCAGGGTCGAAGCCAAGCCCGAAAGTGCACCTGCCGTGCGGCGATTTCTCACCTATTACGTGCCACAGGCGGCCGAGGTGTCGGAAGGTTACGCGGCGTTGGCGAACCGGCGTGCGCCAAGTCAGGCACGGCTCTCCAATGTCGGCGCGGTGATCACCAAGCTTCAGGACGCCTTCGTGCACTATGCCGACAGCCTGGCCGACAGTGAACTCGGCACGCTCGACGTTGATCTGCGACTCATACAGGAGTCGCTGAAAGAGGATATCGGTCGCTGA
- a CDS encoding solute-binding protein, which translates to MAISRRAFGLGLLGAAAAGTGGYLTLKDRPEFRGYLGNKAHLFGFIGGEKQAFLADPDVVRALGGYGLELDARVAGSVEMVREAALLSQKPQFLWPSSSIMVDLARKSGVAIRNDQVVLNSPIVVYTWGPVVEGLKKSGLVTVAAKGGYNQLDLKALLDAILAGKNWSDLGIDELYGRARIVSTDPNRSNSGFMFAGLVLSLLSGDVATRELLAQHGDEAKAIFRSMGLKSSSSGKLFDQYIAGGLGAEPMVVGYENQLVEWALADPARWQRVQAGMGAKPEILYPRPTVYSAHPLIVIDPAADRLLEALTSAKLQELAWSKHGFRGPLGTVTGGADAAIAGVRPAEIEAVLPMPSADVMLALLAQMEG; encoded by the coding sequence ATGGCCATTTCGCGCCGCGCTTTCGGACTGGGTCTGCTGGGTGCCGCCGCCGCCGGCACCGGCGGCTACCTGACACTCAAGGACCGCCCGGAGTTCCGCGGCTATCTCGGCAACAAGGCGCATCTGTTCGGCTTCATCGGCGGCGAGAAACAGGCCTTCCTGGCCGATCCGGATGTCGTCCGTGCATTGGGTGGCTATGGCTTGGAACTCGACGCACGCGTTGCCGGCTCCGTCGAAATGGTGCGGGAAGCCGCACTTCTGTCGCAGAAGCCGCAGTTCCTGTGGCCGTCATCGTCGATCATGGTCGACCTGGCGCGCAAAAGCGGTGTGGCGATCCGCAACGACCAGGTGGTGCTCAACTCGCCGATCGTCGTCTACACATGGGGGCCGGTGGTCGAAGGGCTGAAGAAGAGCGGGCTGGTCACGGTCGCCGCCAAGGGTGGCTATAACCAGCTCGACCTCAAGGCGCTGCTTGACGCCATATTGGCCGGCAAGAACTGGTCGGATCTCGGCATAGACGAGCTCTATGGCCGGGCGCGCATCGTCTCCACCGACCCAAACCGATCCAATTCCGGCTTCATGTTCGCCGGGCTTGTGCTCAGCCTGCTGAGCGGCGACGTGGCGACGCGGGAACTGCTGGCGCAGCATGGCGACGAAGCCAAGGCGATCTTCCGCAGCATGGGACTGAAGTCGTCGTCGTCGGGAAAGCTGTTCGACCAGTACATTGCCGGTGGCCTCGGCGCCGAGCCGATGGTGGTCGGCTATGAAAACCAGCTGGTCGAGTGGGCACTCGCCGATCCGGCACGCTGGCAAAGGGTGCAGGCCGGCATGGGCGCCAAGCCCGAGATCCTCTATCCCAGACCAACCGTCTACTCGGCGCATCCGCTGATCGTCATCGATCCGGCCGCCGACAGGCTGCTGGAGGCGCTGACCAGCGCGAAGCTGCAGGAGCTCGCCTGGTCGAAGCACGGGTTTCGCGGACCGCTCGGCACCGTCACCGGCGGCGCCGATGCAGCGATCGCCGGCGTACGCCCGGCCGAAATCGAGGCTGTGCTGCCGATGCCCTCGGCCGATGTGATGCTAGCGCTGCTCGCCCAGATGGAAGGGTAG
- the sthA gene encoding Si-specific NAD(P)(+) transhydrogenase: MDYDMLVIGSGPSGRRAAVQSAKLGKSVLVVDRGRRLGGVSVHTGTIPSKTLRETVLNLSGWRERGFYGRGYRVKQDISVGDLVERLHKTLDHEVEVLQHQFMRNTVKSARAAVKFLGPNKVSLTTDTGDYSEVGFANALIAVGTRPHRPRDVPFDKTRIFDSDEMLELDRLPRTLTVIGAGVIGVEYATIFSALDVPVTLVEPRNSILDFVDRELVDDFIHQMRDRGMTIRLGSAVKEIRSKPDAAEVELADGRTIRSEVVLYAAGRTGNVGSLGLDVVGIDADSRGRIKVDPQSFQTSVPNIYAAGDVIGFPSLASTSMEQGRVAACHAFGVPLPPPPETFPYGIYAVPEISTVGQSEEQVRESGAAYEVGVARFRETSRGHIMGVNTGFLKLLFSIETRRLLGAHIIGEGATELIHIGQAVINLGGTVDFFVNNTFNYPTLAEAYKIAGLDAWNRMGRG, from the coding sequence ATGGACTACGACATGCTGGTCATCGGCAGCGGCCCTTCCGGTCGCCGTGCTGCGGTGCAGTCAGCCAAGCTCGGCAAATCGGTGCTGGTGGTCGACCGCGGCCGGCGCCTGGGCGGTGTCTCGGTGCATACCGGCACCATCCCGTCGAAAACGCTGCGCGAAACCGTGCTCAACCTCTCGGGCTGGCGCGAGCGCGGCTTCTACGGGCGCGGCTACCGGGTCAAGCAGGACATCTCGGTCGGCGATCTGGTCGAGCGCCTGCACAAGACGCTCGACCATGAGGTCGAGGTGCTGCAGCACCAGTTCATGCGCAATACGGTCAAGAGCGCCCGCGCCGCGGTGAAATTCCTTGGCCCCAACAAGGTCAGCCTGACCACGGATACCGGTGACTACAGCGAGGTTGGTTTTGCCAATGCGCTGATCGCGGTCGGCACCAGGCCGCACCGGCCGCGCGACGTGCCGTTCGACAAGACCCGCATCTTCGACAGCGACGAGATGCTGGAGCTTGATCGTTTGCCGCGCACGCTGACAGTGATCGGCGCCGGCGTCATCGGCGTCGAATATGCGACGATCTTTTCCGCGCTCGACGTGCCGGTAACCTTGGTCGAGCCGCGCAACTCCATCCTCGATTTCGTCGACCGCGAGCTCGTCGACGATTTCATTCACCAGATGCGCGATCGCGGCATGACCATCCGGCTGGGCAGCGCGGTGAAGGAAATCCGCTCCAAGCCGGACGCCGCCGAGGTCGAACTGGCCGATGGCCGCACCATTCGTTCCGAGGTCGTGCTCTACGCCGCCGGCCGCACCGGCAATGTCGGCAGCCTGGGCCTGGATGTCGTCGGCATCGACGCCGACTCCAGGGGGCGTATCAAGGTCGATCCGCAATCCTTCCAGACCAGCGTGCCCAACATCTACGCCGCCGGCGACGTCATAGGCTTTCCGAGTCTGGCCTCGACGTCGATGGAACAGGGCAGGGTGGCCGCCTGCCATGCTTTCGGCGTGCCTTTGCCGCCGCCGCCGGAAACCTTTCCCTACGGCATCTATGCGGTGCCGGAAATTTCGACGGTCGGCCAGTCCGAGGAACAGGTGCGCGAGAGCGGTGCGGCCTATGAGGTCGGCGTGGCGCGTTTCCGCGAGACCTCGCGCGGCCACATCATGGGCGTCAACACCGGATTCCTGAAACTCTTGTTCTCGATCGAAACGCGCCGCCTGCTCGGCGCGCACATCATCGGCGAGGGCGCCACCGAGCTCATTCACATCGGCCAGGCGGTGATCAACCTTGGCGGCACCGTCGACTTTTTCGTCAACAACACCTTCAACTATCCGACGCTCGCCGAAGCCTACAAGATCGCCGGGCTGGATGCCTGGAACCGGATGGGACGAGGGTAA
- a CDS encoding RDD family protein has product MNARVLDGEIITSRLDDVRAYDGVRTKRILAFVIDYIIVALLTIPFAILVFFLGLLTLGLGWMLFGILVPAVAILYIWNTLGSTDQATTGMKMMGIRLDRLDGRPIDGLTAVVHSVLFWAGNVILSPLVLLVTLFSDRKRTLHDLLLGTVVSRTDR; this is encoded by the coding sequence ATGAACGCGCGCGTTCTCGACGGCGAAATCATCACCAGCAGGCTTGACGATGTCAGGGCCTATGACGGCGTGCGCACGAAGCGTATCTTGGCCTTCGTGATCGACTACATCATCGTCGCGCTGCTCACCATTCCGTTTGCCATATTGGTGTTCTTCCTCGGGCTTTTGACCCTCGGCCTTGGCTGGATGCTGTTCGGCATCCTGGTGCCGGCTGTGGCCATCCTCTATATCTGGAACACGCTGGGCAGCACCGACCAGGCCACCACGGGCATGAAGATGATGGGCATTCGGCTCGACCGGCTCGACGGCAGGCCGATCGACGGCCTCACTGCGGTCGTCCATTCGGTGCTGTTTTGGGCCGGCAACGTCATCCTGTCGCCGCTCGTGCTGCTGGTAACGCTGTTTTCCGACCGCAAGCGCACCTTGCACGACCTTTTGCTTGGCACGGTCGTCAGCCGTACCGACCGCTGA
- a CDS encoding arginyltransferase, with translation MTQHPTQSPQFFLTAPSPCPYLDGQFERKVFTHLVGDKAAEMNDLLTQGGFRRSQNIAYRPACETCRACVSVRILAQEFVASRNMKRVLQHNSDLVGHMHNAEPSTEQYSLFRSYLDARHRRGGMSDMTVLDYAMMVEDTHVDTKVIEYRRRGPDTFITGKGQGELIAVALTDKMADGLSMVYSYFNPDFDERSLGTFMILDHIARARAMGLPHVYLGYWVNGSRKMNYKMRFMPQEHLGPKGWERYTNEAVTR, from the coding sequence ATGACGCAGCATCCGACCCAGTCGCCGCAGTTCTTCCTGACCGCGCCGTCGCCGTGTCCCTATCTCGACGGCCAATTCGAGCGCAAGGTGTTCACGCACCTGGTCGGCGACAAGGCGGCGGAGATGAACGACCTGCTGACGCAAGGCGGGTTCCGGCGCTCGCAGAATATTGCCTACAGGCCGGCATGCGAGACCTGCCGCGCCTGCGTTTCGGTACGCATCCTGGCCCAGGAATTCGTCGCCAGCCGCAACATGAAACGCGTGCTGCAGCACAATTCCGATCTCGTCGGCCACATGCACAATGCCGAACCCTCGACCGAACAATATTCCCTGTTCCGCAGCTACCTCGATGCCCGCCATCGCCGTGGCGGCATGTCCGACATGACGGTGCTCGACTATGCCATGATGGTCGAGGACACCCATGTCGACACCAAGGTGATCGAGTATCGGCGGCGCGGGCCCGACACCTTCATCACGGGCAAGGGACAGGGTGAGCTGATCGCGGTGGCGCTCACCGACAAGATGGCCGACGGCCTGTCGATGGTCTATTCCTACTTCAATCCCGATTTCGACGAGCGGTCGCTCGGCACGTTCATGATCCTCGACCACATCGCCCGCGCCAGGGCGATGGGCCTGCCCCATGTCTACCTCGGCTACTGGGTCAACGGCTCGCGCAAGATGAATTATAAGATGCGCTTCATGCCGCAGGAGCATCTCGGCCCGAAAGGCTGGGAGCGCTACACCAACGAAGCGGTCACGCGCTAA
- a CDS encoding DMT family transporter, protein MSSHDAHTKGLLLTAFGGLTLTVDIPLIRLAHGEAWTILLLRTGCTLAAALIVWTVWRSFSKNAPQLIPGWSGLIVAAIYGLGATAFITGVYNTSTANLVFILAFTTMFAALLSWVFLKERPRPLTLAALAMMIVGVAIIVGDSVGTGNLFGDLMALCSAFLIACAITISRASGKDMGFTALIGVILPFGLAAFMVSKTGFQVEAPWWIILNGAVIMPIAFFCLANGPKYISGPEVAMFYLLETVLAPVWVWMIFAETPTRNSLIGGAILIVTLIAHSLWQLHEGRKRRSDLAVHHPV, encoded by the coding sequence ATGTCGTCTCACGATGCTCACACCAAAGGACTTCTGCTCACCGCATTTGGCGGGCTGACGCTGACCGTGGATATCCCGTTGATCCGGCTCGCCCATGGCGAGGCGTGGACGATCTTGCTGCTGCGCACCGGCTGCACCTTGGCTGCGGCGTTGATCGTGTGGACCGTCTGGCGCTCGTTCAGCAAGAATGCGCCTCAGCTCATCCCGGGCTGGTCGGGCCTGATCGTTGCCGCGATCTACGGACTCGGTGCGACTGCCTTCATCACCGGCGTCTACAACACCTCGACCGCCAATCTGGTTTTCATCCTGGCCTTCACCACCATGTTCGCCGCACTGCTGTCGTGGGTGTTCCTGAAGGAGCGGCCGCGGCCGCTGACCCTTGCGGCATTGGCAATGATGATCGTCGGCGTCGCCATCATCGTCGGCGATTCCGTCGGCACCGGAAATCTGTTCGGCGACCTGATGGCATTGTGCTCGGCCTTCCTGATCGCCTGCGCCATCACCATCTCGCGCGCCAGCGGCAAGGATATGGGCTTTACCGCGCTGATCGGCGTCATCCTGCCTTTTGGGCTGGCGGCATTCATGGTCTCCAAGACCGGCTTTCAGGTGGAGGCGCCATGGTGGATCATCCTCAACGGCGCCGTCATCATGCCGATAGCGTTCTTCTGCCTCGCCAATGGGCCGAAATACATTTCGGGACCTGAAGTGGCGATGTTCTATTTGCTCGAAACCGTGCTGGCGCCGGTCTGGGTATGGATGATCTTTGCCGAAACACCGACCCGCAACAGCCTGATCGGCGGCGCCATCCTGATCGTCACGCTGATTGCGCATTCGCTGTGGCAATTGCACGAGGGCCGCAAACGCCGTAGCGACCTTGCGGTGCATCATCCAGTCTGA
- a CDS encoding AI-2E family transporter, with product MKEARIQKPERQQRLFGLSTPLRAAVIPPLSAARWLLVLIVAAGVYFFHGFLFPVLAALVIAFASWPLYRRLLVAVSGNRTIAATFAILFILAFLVIPIALAGTYAINEVREWVAWAIETNRHGAVTPHWIATMPVVGEWLNEQWTTNFGHPGGIGELIQLVSGANIGSIYRGVLAAGGSAFGLLLTLLFMMIALFFAYRDGEHFAGQVDRLGERILPTRWERISRVVPATISSTVTGMTVIAIGEGLVLGIAYWLAGVPSPVTLGALTGVMALIPGGAPLSFTLVSIYLAASGSPMAGLALFLWGAVELFIVDKTLRPKLVGGPIKLPFLPTFFGLIGGVKTMGFLGLFIGPVLMALLVAIWREWLREVELTDEIAAAAPVELEGGPPQIEIVADKKASA from the coding sequence TTGAAGGAAGCAAGAATCCAGAAGCCGGAACGGCAGCAGCGCCTGTTCGGCCTGTCGACGCCGCTGCGGGCCGCCGTCATTCCGCCGCTGTCGGCGGCGCGCTGGCTGCTGGTGCTGATCGTCGCCGCCGGCGTCTATTTCTTCCACGGCTTCCTGTTTCCAGTGCTGGCGGCGCTCGTCATCGCTTTCGCCAGTTGGCCGCTCTATCGCCGCCTGCTCGTTGCAGTCAGCGGCAACCGCACCATCGCCGCGACCTTTGCCATCCTCTTCATCCTCGCCTTCCTGGTGATACCGATCGCGCTCGCCGGCACCTATGCGATCAACGAGGTCCGCGAATGGGTCGCCTGGGCGATCGAGACCAACCGTCACGGTGCCGTGACACCGCACTGGATCGCCACCATGCCTGTCGTGGGCGAGTGGCTGAACGAGCAGTGGACGACCAATTTTGGCCATCCCGGCGGCATTGGTGAGCTGATCCAACTGGTCAGCGGCGCCAACATCGGCAGCATCTATCGCGGCGTGTTGGCCGCCGGCGGCAGTGCTTTCGGCCTGCTGTTGACACTCTTGTTCATGATGATCGCGCTGTTTTTCGCCTATCGCGACGGCGAGCACTTTGCCGGTCAGGTCGACCGCCTTGGCGAGCGCATCCTGCCGACCAGATGGGAGCGGATCTCGCGCGTCGTGCCGGCGACGATTTCGTCGACCGTGACCGGCATGACCGTCATCGCCATCGGCGAAGGTCTGGTGCTGGGTATTGCCTACTGGCTGGCCGGCGTGCCGTCGCCGGTGACGCTCGGCGCCCTGACCGGCGTCATGGCGCTGATCCCAGGCGGTGCCCCATTGTCCTTCACGCTGGTCTCGATCTACCTCGCCGCCAGCGGGTCGCCGATGGCCGGGCTGGCGCTGTTCCTCTGGGGGGCGGTCGAACTGTTCATCGTCGACAAGACATTGCGCCCGAAACTGGTCGGCGGGCCGATAAAACTGCCCTTCCTGCCGACCTTTTTCGGTCTGATCGGCGGCGTCAAGACCATGGGTTTTCTCGGCCTGTTCATCGGCCCGGTGCTGATGGCCCTGCTGGTCGCGATCTGGCGCGAATGGCTGCGCGAGGTGGAACTGACCGACGAAATCGCTGCAGCGGCACCCGTGGAACTGGAGGGTGGTCCACCGCAGATCGAGATCGTCGCCGATAAAAAGGCCAGTGCCTGA